One window of Candidatus Eisenbacteria bacterium genomic DNA carries:
- a CDS encoding DUF2461 family protein: MWEKLTHTPTLQLTELDLFPPFEGFPREGIEFLKRLKKNNNRPWFEKHKEEYESFVKLPM; the protein is encoded by the coding sequence ATGTGGGAAAAGCTTACGCACACACCAACACTACAACTTACCGAACTCGACCTCTTTCCGCCCTTTGAGGGATTCCCCAGGGAGGGGATTGAGTTCCTCAAGCGACTGAAAAAAAACAACAATCGGCCATGGTTTGAAAAACACAAGGAGGAGTACGAGTCGTTCGTGAAGTTGCCGATGC